Below is a window of Gemmatimonadales bacterium DNA.
CAGGAAGACGCGGCTCATCCCGCCGCCGCCAAGCTCGCGCTCAAGCCGGTAGCTGTCGCCGAGCACGCTCTGCAGGCGATCCTGGAATTCGGTCACGGCGCTCGTAGGAAGTGGGACCGGTCAAAGATGCGCCCGGCGGTAGATTCCTGCCAGTTCCTTCACCCCGCAGAGCGAGCGCGTCGCCCGATGACGATTCCCCACCCCGCCCATGCCGCGCCACCGAACGCGGAGCGCCCTCGCATGACGACCGCCCGGCTCGAGGCGTTCAGCGACGGCGTCATCGCCATCATCATCACCATCGCCGTGCTCGAACTCCGCGTGCCGCACGGCACGACCTTCGGCGACCTGCTCCCCCTCCTCCCCACCTTCCTCGGCTATGTGCTGAGCTTCATCTACCTCGGCATCTACTGGAACAATCATCACCACATGCTGCTCGTCACCGAGGGGGTGACCGGCGGAATTCTCTGGGCCAACCTCCACCTGCTTTTCTGGCTCTCACTGGTGCCGTTCGTGACGGCGTGGATGGGCGAGAATCACTTCGCGCCGCTGCCGACGGCACTGTATGGCTTCATCCTGCTCA
It encodes the following:
- a CDS encoding TMEM175 family protein, whose protein sequence is MTTARLEAFSDGVIAIIITIAVLELRVPHGTTFGDLLPLLPTFLGYVLSFIYLGIYWNNHHHMLLVTEGVTGGILWANLHLLFWLSLVPFVTAWMGENHFAPLPTALYGFILLMAGVAYWVLQRLIMANEGPGSVLADAVGRDLKGKLSPILYVIAIACAFVKPWISDAIYIAVAMIWLVPDRRIERRLAGES